The Fusarium fujikuroi IMI 58289 draft genome, chromosome FFUJ_chr05 DNA segment AATTTGCCATGGGGATGAGTGGATTGGACGTTTCAAACAGAATCCACAGCAACATTCTTTCAACGGAACATGCATATGCTTAATAAGATCCAACGTTGACCGACCAAGCTCGCCTCTGTCTATACCTAGGTACACTTCATGTTTCTCTGCAAGATTGACTTTATGTAGACTCTACACTTGGGCTGGTCAGGCAAACCTTATTTATTAACGAAAGAAATCCCCATTTCTCAGCTGGGCCCTGTCAACGGAAATCACGGTGTCGCGCGTCGCATCCAGCAAATTCTACCCGTTGATGGCTGAAGCCGGTTCGCTGGAAACTCACCCCGTCCAATCCATGGCTCAATGGCCTTGCTCGCTGTTGATCAATGTACGCGATCGGCCGGGTTGTGGACGATCACTTCCTTTAACTAAcatgtccatgtccatcACCCGTAGCCGAACTCAATctagtatgtatgtatggaGTTTGTCAGTCAAAAGTCCAATAAGTACTTATCGCCAAGGGGAATAGATTAATGCATGCGGAGGAGCTGTCGGTTGCCAATATTCCTGATGGCTGATGCTGAGTCTGCACCCAAAAGTAAAGAGAGAATGCTGTCTGCTTCTGATGGATATGCCCATCCTTGATATTGCATAATATGGATCCTGGAGATTAGTCTCTTTGTGGTTTAGGTTTCTGAGTGGCTTCACCACTAACATTAACAGGCCAGCCAGAAATCCGCGAAACGGGCCAACAGCTCGTAGCTTATTCTCCTGTCTGTCTATttgtacctaggtacctaggtaggtagtctaCTACCTCGACATGCGTATCCTGCGCAGCCCGCTCGGTCCGGTAACAACCCGTATTATTGACTCAGGTTGCTTGTTCATTCAGCTCCAGGGCAATTCCGCATTCTCAAGTTTCCGATGTTGATTCACACCAATGATTTAAACTTGATCCAACCAGTCTTCCAAGAATATTGCCTCAAAACCCAAACCGCGGCAACGAATTCGTGTGCGTTCTTACAACAGCCCAAGCAGCCGTTTATTGAGCCTCCCTCCACGCGTCGGCTCTTCCAGGGACCAAGCTTTTACCACTGCGACAATTCAGCCTACAGAATGGCCTAGTGGCCCAGACAGCTTAGTACCCACGCGCCCCCCCCAAGAGATTCCGCCGATCGCTACCGTTTCCAACACCACTCTCCTCCCCAATCTCCATCCATAATCCATCTCCCCCAGCTCTTACATCCCCAGTCCTGGGTTGTCTTTGTGTATCCGCCAGCTGCAGCTGCGACTTCGCACGCATTCACACTACTCACCCTCCTTTCAGTCTGAGCCAGCAAAAGATCGAGTACTACTCACCCAGCAAACAGAGCCGACGTTTGTGCGAGGACATTTCGACCTTATTCCAGACCTCATCCTTTTGTCGAGACACTTACCAGTCCCCGGGAAGGCCGAGTCAGCACACCACAGTCTCACTACACTACAGCTTTCGCCTCCCTTGGCTGTGTTTGTCGATCCACGATCCACAACCATCAAGACCCTCCACGACGAGCATCTCGAGTAATTCTAGGCGACGGCCTTAGCGACCACCAGCGAAGACGGATTACGATCCCGGACCTTCACGGCGagcctcttcaacttcaactggCTCTCATTCCAATTCAGCTTTTCAGCACGACTTCCTTCGTCTGCGCCTTGCACTGGACCGTCCCAACGCAACCGACGATGCCGCGTCGCCGTGCTCGACCCTcttattctttcttctagcCTGCCTACCATGAGGATCGCCATTCGTGAGCAGCTTGCAGCCCTCGTTCTTCTTGCCGTTCTCGTCTCTCTCGCCATTGTCTCTATTCCAACATGGATCTATGTCAATCGCTTTGTAGTCGACATCGAGCGCGAGGGTCTGCAGCTCACGGCTTCCCTCAAGGCATCCCGGATCTCTGCAGAGCTCGGCCTCATTGAGACCATTGCCATGACTATTTCTTCTCGAATTCTCGTTCAAACAGCATTCACAAATTTCTATAATACTGGTGAGAGAAACTGGGAAGATGCCCGcgaagatcttgagagcGCACTTGCTGTCAGCACCAGTTCTGGTCTGTTGCAAGTAAGGCTATACTCGAGGAATGAGACGGGCGCTTCCAATGGCGGTTTACTCAACGTGACCTCCCGTTCTGTACCGGAGATCATTCTGCCCTATGGCAGTTCGACTGGCTCCGAGCTTCGACTCGGTGATACTGATGAGGGCTACCCACCGACTCTCTTCCCCAATCTTACATATATCAATCTTGATCGGCCAAGTTCTCAGCGCAATAACACAACAGCTTTTGCAGCCCAAGCATTCCCAGATGTCAGGATTGCCCGTGACGGTGGCTTATTACTGGGACCACTAGTTCTCAATGAGAGTGCCGCTCTCCTTTCCGTAACAATCCCTGTTCGGGACAACAACGATACCTTCATCCTTGGCTACATGACTGTGGTTACGCTTGCCGAGTCACTCACCGCGGTTCAGGATTCTCGTGAAGGATTGGGAAAGACGGGTACCGTCTTACTCATTGGCCCTACTGATCGGTCAAATCGCTTCAACAAAACTCTACCCGCCAGCAATGCGTCATACACCCCCAACCGTGAGGAATTTGGTAATGTGATGGTCAAATTTGTCCTTCCTCCTAAGAATCCGGAAGGACAGAAGGATCGTCATGATGTTCATCAGTTTGTCAGCGAGACTGGTAACAGAGCATTTCCTGTCAAGTATTACCCAGCAGCGTTCGATTCGTTCACAAAACATTTTGATACTGTCAACAACGCCAGCGCTCTCCTCAACACACACAACGAACAAAACGCCCGTGTCGCAGTTGGATTTGCTCGAACGCAAACTCCTCTGGCAAACTGGACTGTCATCGTCGAAAAAGCCAGATCAGAAGCCTATAAGCCGATCAACACTTTGCGGAACATCCTGCTTGGAACCGTGTTCGGTACTGTCGGCTTGATAGCCTTGCTAGTCATTCCATGTGCTCATCTTAGTGTGTTGCCTATTCGAAAACTCAAAGCGGCCACAGAAAAATCAGTCAATCCCCCAGGATACGAAGACTCGTTCATCGATTCGGATTCTGAGTTTGGAGAGGAGATTCCAAGTTCTGGAGGGATATCACGACGATCGAAAAAACGAGGACCAATAGCGAAATTTATTCGAAAAATGCAGGGCAAGTCGAATGGGCCGAGTTCGAATCGAGATATTGCTCGCCGAATGTTCAAAATCCCTGCAAAAGTCGATGACCGGAAGCACTTCGTGACGGATGAGCTAACTGAGCTGACACGAACCTTCAACGATATGAGTGACGAATTAGTAAAACAATACCTTTCCCTTGAGGTCAAGGTGGCAGAGCGAACAAGGGAGCTggaggagagcaagaaggCAGCGGAGGCGGCTAATGAGAGCAAGACGCTTTTCATTGCCAACATTTCCCACGAACTGAAGACGCCCCTGAACGGCATTCTTGGCATGTGTGCCGTATGCATGGAAGAGAACGACATCGTTAGGATTAAGCAATCCTTGAAGACACTCTACAAATCGGGCGACTTGCTGCTTCATCTCTTGGAGGACTTGTTGAGTTTCTCCAAGAACCAGATTGGCCAGCAGCTCAACCTTGAACTGAGGGAATTCCGACTGGCCGATATCCGATCACAGATTTTGACCATTTTTGACAAGCAGGTTCGAGAAGGAAAGATCAATTTCTCGGTAGAGTTCATCAGCTCCGACAATATTGAAATCAGCACTAGTCCAGACAGAACGAATGGGGAGACAAGATTACCAGCACTTGGCCCCTATGGAACTGGAAGATTAAAAGACATGTGTCTATGGGGCGATCAACACCGAATACTTCAGGTCATCATAAACTTGGTGAGCAACAGTTTGAAGTTCACGCCTCATAATGGCAGCGTCTCAGTCCGCATTAAGTGTCTTGGAGAGGCAGAAGTCGTTGCTGAGAATGAAAGCCGTGCATCATCAATATCGAAGAACTCACGGAATAACTCACGGACTGGGCGCCCTCGACAGCGTGGAAGCGCCAGCTCAGCAAACTCGGGAGGCTCAGGAAACCGGAACTCGATCCCGAAGTTCAAGGGCACAGGAACCGCCCTGTCCATCAATCCTATGGACCCAAAGGCAACTCCTCATGTCCTGGTTCGGGAGCGATCCCCTACGCCCCCTCCACCAGGCGCCAAGTCGTATGTGTTCGAGTTTGAGGTACAGGATACTGGTCCCGGCATACCTGAGCATATGCAGCAAAAGGTTTTTGAGCCCTTTGTCCAAGGAGATCTGGGTTTGAGCAAGAAATTCGGTGGCACTGGATTGGGATTGAGTATCTGTCACCAGCTAGCAGGCCTCATGGGTGGTTCTATCAGCCTGCGTAGCACTCTGGGTGTCGGCACAACCTTCACTATGCAGATCCCGCTAAAATACGTGAAGGATCGGTAAGTCCCTGACAGCGAAATTGTTACAAAATTACTCATATTTAGATCCAGAACTTCCAGCACTGCATCGAGCAGTGTGAAATCCCGTCCAGCGAGCGTAGATGCTAGCGATATAGAGCCACAGCGCGTTGCTCCTGGTACCCCGAAGCCTGCAACTGAAACCAAGTCAGCCAATGCCCTCAACCCACAACCTCGACTGGTCGGATTAAGCCAGCCATACTTTGCTGCCGACCCTCCATCTATCAAGAGTGCAGAACAAAAGATGGCTGAGATTGACCGTGCCATTGCCAGTAGGGGTGGCCAAGGCAGGCTACGCGTTCTGGTTGCCGACGATAACTCAACCAACATCGAAGTTGTCAGCCGCATGCTGAAACTCGAGGACGTTTACGATGTGACTATTGCGAAGGACGGTCAAGAGGCCTATGATCTGGTGAAAGCGACAATGGAGAAGAA contains these protein-coding regions:
- a CDS encoding related to protein histidine kinase, whose product is MRIAIREQLAALVLLAVLVSLAIVSIPTWIYVNRFVVDIEREGLQLTASLKASRISAELGLIETIAMTISSRILVQTAFTNFYNTGERNWEDAREDLESALAVSTSSGLLQVRLYSRNETGASNGGLLNVTSRSVPEIILPYGSSTGSELRLGDTDEGYPPTLFPNLTYINLDRPSSQRNNTTAFAAQAFPDVRIARDGGLLLGPLVLNESAALLSVTIPVRDNNDTFILGYMTVVTLAESLTAVQDSREGLGKTGTVLLIGPTDRSNRFNKTLPASNASYTPNREEFGNVMVKFVLPPKNPEGQKDRHDVHQFVSETGNRAFPVKYYPAAFDSFTKHFDTVNNASALLNTHNEQNARVAVGFARTQTPLANWTVIVEKARSEAYKPINTLRNILLGTVFGTVGLIALLVIPCAHLSVLPIRKLKAATEKSVNPPGYEDSFIDSDSEFGEEIPSSGGISRRSKKRGPIAKFIRKMQGKSNGPSSNRDIARRMFKIPAKVDDRKHFVTDELTELTRTFNDMSDELVKQYLSLEVKVAERTRELEESKKAAEAANESKTLFIANISHELKTPLNGILGMCAVCMEENDIVRIKQSLKTLYKSGDLLLHLLEDLLSFSKNQIGQQLNLELREFRLADIRSQILTIFDKQVREGKINFSVEFISSDNIEISTSPDRTNGETRLPALGPYGTGRLKDMCLWGDQHRILQVIINLVSNSLKFTPHNGSVSVRIKCLGEAEVVAENESRASSISKNSRNNSRTGRPRQRGSASSANSGGSGNRNSIPKFKGTGTALSINPMDPKATPHVLVRERSPTPPPPGAKSYVFEFEVQDTGPGIPEHMQQKVFEPFVQGDLGLSKKFGGTGLGLSICHQLAGLMGGSISLRSTLGVGTTFTMQIPLKYVKDRTSSTASSSVKSRPASVDASDIEPQRVAPGTPKPATETKSANALNPQPRLVGLSQPYFAADPPSIKSAEQKMAEIDRAIASRGGQGRLRVLVADDNSTNIEVVSRMLKLEDVYDVTIAKDGQEAYDLVKATMEKNQAFDVIFMDVQMPNLDGLQSTRLIREMGYTSPIVALTAFSEESNVKECIDSGMDEFLAKPIRRPALKQVLKKFATIPEEPEDEKRSSSLKPKVRTNGNAVQPHKESENGAPREKHG